The following are encoded in a window of Cucurbita pepo subsp. pepo cultivar mu-cu-16 unplaced genomic scaffold, ASM280686v2 Cp4.1_scaffold002761, whole genome shotgun sequence genomic DNA:
- the LOC111786782 gene encoding dof zinc finger protein DOF1.2-like — translation MFSTAMSDHHQLPPPPPPPFASHLERKWKPHLETAPNCPRCASANTKFCYYNNYSLSQPRYFCKSCRRYWTKGGSLRNVPVGGGCRKSRRTRSSRSSTVSRSTNPNTCTQITESSSNGPDIDLAAVFARYLNTAPPSTEAHALTSSPESVDPLENCEILFEGLSDLLIEEENQAQEQKQGIMGNYENTPFGLHAELGVEEEVWASQQIQELDSFSCNYNANQFCEVGDNWSSFDFAAVNNVEYF, via the coding sequence GCGGAAATGGAAGCCTCATCTCGAAACAGCTCCAAATTGCCCTCGTTGCGCCTCCGCCAATACCAAATTCTGTTATTACAACAACTACAGCCTCTCCCAACCTAGATACTTTTGTAAATCCTGTCGACGCTATTGGACCAAAGGCGGTTCCCTCCGTAACGTCCCTGTCGGCGGTGGCTGTCGTAAGAGTCGTCGTACCAGGTCCTCACGATCCTCAACTGTCTCACGTTCTACCAACCCCAACACTTGTACACAAATCACTGAATCCTCCTCTAATGGACCCGATATCGATCTTGCTGCCGTTTTCGCTAGATATTTGAACACCGCCCCACCAAGTACTGAGGCACACGCGTTGACCAGCTCGCCCGAATCCGTTGACCCTTTAGAGAATTGTGAAATCTTGTTTGAAGGGCTGTCGGATTTGTTAATTGAGGAGGAAAATCAAgcccaagaacaaaaacaggGGATTATGGGAAATTACGAAAATACTCCGTTTGGGTTACACGCGGAATTGGGCGTTGAGGAAGAAGTATGGGCGTCGCAACAAATCCAAGAATTGGACTCTTTTTCTTGCAATTATAATGCGAATCAATTCTGTGAAGTGGGAGATAATTGGAGCTCATTCGACTTTGCAGCCGTAAATAATGTCGAATATTTCTAA